GATCGTGCGCAGTGACCGGGCGGCGAAGGAGTCCATCACGTCGATCGCGGTGACGTCGACGATGATGCCCTGCGCCCGGAACCGATTGACCCGTTCCATGAGGTCCTGCCGCAGCCGCTCGGTGTCGGAGTCGGTGAGCGCGGCTTGGACCGTGGCGATCAGAATCGCGCCCTGCTTCAGGATGGGTACTGGCATGCGAAACTCCCAGTAACCCCCGTGGAATTCACCGTTATCCGCTCTGTTCGCCGGTGCGGGTCACTTCGTAGCCCAGCAGGCGTTCCGCCTCCTCGATACCGCCCTGCAGGTCGCCGACCGCGTTCATCTTCGACAGGTCTAGCCCGATCGTCACCAACGTCAGCGCGATCTCCGACGAAAGCCCGGTGATGATCACGCTCGCACCCATCAGCCCCGACGCGTCGACGGTCTGCACCAGGTGATTGGCCACGGTGGAGTCGATGGTCGGCACACCGGTGATGTCGATGACCACGACCTTGGCGCGGTTGTTGCGAATGGCCCGCAACAGCTGTTCGGTGAGTTGCCGGGCGCGCTGGCTGTCGAGAACACCGATGATCGGCAGGATCAGCAGTTGCTCGCGGACTTGGAGCACCGGGGTGGACAGCTCGCGGATCGCCTCCTGCTGCTGGCGGATGATCCGCTCGCGTTCCTGCACGAAGCTGACCGCCACCGTGTTGGCGATGCGGTTGGCGGCCGGCTCGTAGGCGTCGAGCACCCGGTTGAGCAGGTCGAAGTCCGATTGGTATTTCTCGAACAGCGAGCGCGCGAGCACGTCACGCAATAGCAGCACGATGCCGACGACTTCGTCGGTCTCCACGCCCCGCGGGATGATCCGCTCGGACAGGTCGCGGGCGTAGGCCTGCAGCGCTTCGACGCTTCCGGTCTCGAGCACCTCGACGTAGTTGTCGTAGACGGCGGTGGCTTCCGAGAACAGCTCCTCCGGCGTCATCGCGGTGAGCAGTTCGGCCTCGGTGATCCGGCGCGCCCACTCTTCGCGTAGCGCGGTTCGGTTTTGGCGCAAGTGCTGGACCAGCTGTGGCAGCAGACCCTCGCTGGAGATACCGGCTGCCTGGGTGGCGGCGGCGGTGGTCGCCAAGTCTGTCGGAGAATCAGACATCTAACCTCCCGGCATCCGCTCGCTGCGCAAAACCTCAAGCCCCTGCAGAGAGTAGCTTGAGGACCGGCGGCGGATCTGCTGAAGTATGATTTTTCCGCTGCGAAACCACGGATTAGGCTCGGACCGTTCAGCAAAGAGCGATCGACCGCCGGATAAGGATGGCCGTTGTCTGCTACGGATCCGATCTCCATCTCGATTGGGAATCGCGACGGCGTCGTCGTGCTCGCTGTGGCCGGTGAAGTCGATCTGGTCACCATCCCCGCCCTGGAAGACGCCATCAGTAGTGTGATCGCCGACAATCCGGCGGGACTGGTCATCGACCTCACCGCGGTCGAATTCCTGGCGTCGGCCGGCCTTCGGCTACTGGCCGCCACCCATGAGGAAGTCAGCAAATCAGCGCCGTTCGCGGTCGTGGCCCGCGGCCCGGCGACCAGGCGGCCGATTCAGCTGACCGGACTCGACGAGGCTTTTCCGCTGTACCAGACGCTGGAGGACGCGTTAACCGACGTGCGCGACGGCAAGCTCAAACGCTGACGCGCGACGTATCTAGGACCGAGTTCCAGCTTTGGCGCGCGGCTTTTTCGCCGGTGCCTTCTTGGCAGGCGCTTTTTTGGCCGTCGTCTTGGCGGCCTTCTTCGCCGGGGCCTTCTTGGCGGCCGTCTTTTCCGCGGGTGGTTTTCCGTCGCCGGAACGCGCCTTCACACTGGCTTCCAGCTTGGCCAGCAGATCGGATACGTCTTCGGTCTCGTCTAGTTCGGTCGGCTGCTCTTCAGCTGTAAACGCTTGGCCGCCTTGCAGTTTGGCTTCGACTAGCTCGCGCAGCTGCTCCTGGTAGTCGTCGTGGTAGCGGTCGGGATTGAAATCCACGGCCATCGACTCGACCACCTGTCCCGCCATTTTGAGCTCCGCGGGTTTGATTTCGACCTTCTTGTCGAGCACCGGGAAGTCGGGGTCACGGATCTCGTCGGGCCACAACAACGTGTGGACAACCATCACCTCACGCTTGCTGAAGTCCTTGACCCGCAACGCCGCAAGGCGTGTCTTGTTGCGCAGCGTGAAGTGCGCGATCGCTACCCGATCGGTCTCGGCGAGTGTTTTCGCCAGCAGCACATAGGATTTCGTGGTTTTCGAGTCTGGTTCCAAAAAATAGCTGCGGTCATACATCATCGGGTCGAGATCGCCGGCTGGGACGAATTCGAGCACTTCGATTTCTCGGCTGCGCTCTTCCGGCAGCGTCGCGAGATCTTCGTCGGTGATCACCACCATCTGGCCGTCGTCGGATTCGTATGCCCTCGCCACATCGCGGTACTCGACGACTTCACCGCACACTTCGCACACCCGCTGGTAGCGGATCCGTCCGTTGTCCTTGGCGTGCACCTGATGGAACTTGATGTCGTGGTCCTCGGTGGCGCTGTACACCTTGACAGGGA
This Mycobacterium xenopi DNA region includes the following protein-coding sequences:
- a CDS encoding STAS domain-containing protein encodes the protein MSDSPTDLATTAAATQAAGISSEGLLPQLVQHLRQNRTALREEWARRITEAELLTAMTPEELFSEATAVYDNYVEVLETGSVEALQAYARDLSERIIPRGVETDEVVGIVLLLRDVLARSLFEKYQSDFDLLNRVLDAYEPAANRIANTVAVSFVQERERIIRQQQEAIRELSTPVLQVREQLLILPIIGVLDSQRARQLTEQLLRAIRNNRAKVVVIDITGVPTIDSTVANHLVQTVDASGLMGASVIITGLSSEIALTLVTIGLDLSKMNAVGDLQGGIEEAERLLGYEVTRTGEQSG
- a CDS encoding Ku protein, with the protein product MRSIWKGSIAFGLVNVPVKVYSATEDHDIKFHQVHAKDNGRIRYQRVCEVCGEVVEYRDVARAYESDDGQMVVITDEDLATLPEERSREIEVLEFVPAGDLDPMMYDRSYFLEPDSKTTKSYVLLAKTLAETDRVAIAHFTLRNKTRLAALRVKDFSKREVMVVHTLLWPDEIRDPDFPVLDKKVEIKPAELKMAGQVVESMAVDFNPDRYHDDYQEQLRELVEAKLQGGQAFTAEEQPTELDETEDVSDLLAKLEASVKARSGDGKPPAEKTAAKKAPAKKAAKTTAKKAPAKKAPAKKPRAKAGTRS
- a CDS encoding STAS domain-containing protein; translated protein: MPVPILKQGAILIATVQAALTDSDTERLRQDLMERVNRFRAQGIIVDVTAIDVMDSFAARSLRTIAHMTRLRGADTVIVGLQPEVAFAMVQLGLAFDGMHTALDLEEGLALLNGRLARRRATIGRDSGG
- a CDS encoding STAS domain-containing protein; translated protein: MSATDPISISIGNRDGVVVLAVAGEVDLVTIPALEDAISSVIADNPAGLVIDLTAVEFLASAGLRLLAATHEEVSKSAPFAVVARGPATRRPIQLTGLDEAFPLYQTLEDALTDVRDGKLKR